In Devosia beringensis, a single window of DNA contains:
- a CDS encoding cytosine deaminase: MAITIPADGHYVLANAAVPASVMGEVTSGTLDRVDIVVADGAIAAILPARTAAGPNSVDLDGGIVLPAFVDLHTHLDKGHIWPRKQNPDGTWIGALMAVLEDRQANWAAADVERRMDFALRCAHAHGTAAIRTHLDMAPPQHSITWDVFEAMRTRWAGRIELQGVGLMGPDTILDPVALRDIATRIKAAGGVLGGSTAVHPENPTIMRRLLDMAGELGLDIDLHTDESPDPAANALECLADAVIETGFTGKVTAGHCCSLAVQSDDVAERVIAKVAQAGVAVVSLPMCNMYLQDRDNVGRTRTPRWRGVTLLNELKAAGVPVAIASDNTRDPFYAYGDLDGFEVLREGARILHFDHPQADAFAWARSAGADPAAIAGFAYKATLAASAPADLVVFGARSWSELMSRPQAGRTVLRAGAAIDTTLPDYRELDDLMGQQP, from the coding sequence ATGGCCATCACCATTCCTGCCGATGGCCATTATGTCCTGGCCAATGCCGCTGTGCCGGCCTCGGTCATGGGCGAGGTGACCTCCGGCACGCTTGACCGCGTCGATATCGTGGTTGCCGATGGCGCTATTGCCGCCATCTTGCCAGCCCGGACCGCTGCCGGCCCTAACAGTGTCGATCTCGACGGCGGCATTGTCCTGCCCGCCTTTGTCGATCTGCATACCCATCTCGACAAGGGCCATATCTGGCCGCGCAAGCAGAACCCCGACGGCACCTGGATTGGCGCCCTCATGGCGGTGCTGGAAGACAGGCAGGCTAACTGGGCCGCCGCCGATGTCGAGCGCCGCATGGATTTTGCCCTGCGCTGCGCCCATGCCCATGGCACCGCCGCCATCCGCACCCATCTCGACATGGCGCCGCCCCAGCATTCGATCACCTGGGACGTGTTCGAAGCCATGCGCACGCGCTGGGCCGGCCGCATCGAGCTGCAGGGTGTCGGCCTGATGGGCCCCGATACCATTCTCGATCCCGTCGCCCTGCGCGACATCGCCACCCGCATCAAGGCGGCCGGCGGGGTGCTGGGCGGCTCGACCGCCGTGCACCCGGAAAATCCCACCATCATGCGCCGCCTGCTCGATATGGCCGGCGAGTTGGGCCTCGATATCGACCTGCATACCGATGAATCCCCCGATCCCGCGGCCAATGCGCTGGAATGCCTGGCTGACGCCGTCATCGAAACCGGCTTTACCGGCAAAGTCACGGCCGGTCACTGCTGCTCGCTCGCCGTACAATCCGACGACGTCGCCGAGCGGGTCATCGCCAAGGTGGCCCAGGCTGGCGTCGCCGTCGTCTCCCTGCCCATGTGCAACATGTACCTGCAGGACCGCGACAATGTCGGCCGCACCCGCACGCCGCGCTGGCGCGGCGTCACCCTGCTCAACGAGCTCAAGGCCGCCGGCGTCCCGGTGGCCATTGCCTCGGACAATACCCGCGACCCCTTCTATGCCTATGGCGATCTCGACGGCTTCGAAGTGCTGCGCGAAGGCGCGCGCATCCTCCACTTCGACCATCCCCAGGCCGATGCCTTCGCCTGGGCGCGCTCGGCCGGCGCCGACCCGGCCGCCATTGCCGGCTTTGCCTACAAGGCAACGCTGGCCGCCAGTGCCCCCGCCGATTTGGTGGTGTTTGGCGCCCGCAGCTGGAGCGAACTGATGAGCCGGCCGCAAGCCGGCCGCACCGTGCTGCGCGCCGGTGCCGCCATCGATACGACCCTGCCTGATTACCGCGAACTCGACGACCTGATGGGACAACAGCCGTGA
- a CDS encoding ABC transporter substrate-binding protein, whose product MQGSIKTIVLAAMAMTATAASAQELDAVTFGTNWLAQAEHGGYYQAVADGTYEKYGLDVSIRQGGPQAPNGQLLIAGQLDFYMGGMSTIDSVKEGIPVLAVAAIFQKDPQVLLAHPDAGFTDLASLSGASKIIMGKDSFFAGYWPWMKSAFTGFADEMYEPYTFNPAPFIADPKSVQQGYLTSEPYEIGKQTGWDPQVFLLADFGYDPYSTTIETRQEIVDANPDMVQRFVDATAIGWYNYLYGDNAAANELIKADNPEMTDGQIAYSIEKLKEYGIVVSGDAETSGIGCMTDARWSEFYDKMITAGVYEAGIDISKAYTTQFTCKSVGMDLVK is encoded by the coding sequence ATGCAGGGTTCTATAAAGACGATCGTGCTGGCGGCCATGGCGATGACCGCCACGGCAGCATCTGCCCAGGAACTGGACGCCGTGACCTTCGGCACCAACTGGCTGGCCCAGGCTGAACATGGCGGCTACTATCAGGCTGTTGCCGATGGCACCTATGAGAAATATGGCCTCGACGTCAGCATCCGCCAGGGCGGGCCGCAGGCACCCAACGGGCAGTTGCTCATTGCCGGCCAGCTCGATTTCTACATGGGCGGCATGTCGACCATCGACTCGGTCAAGGAAGGCATTCCCGTTCTGGCCGTCGCCGCCATCTTCCAGAAGGACCCGCAGGTGCTGCTGGCCCATCCAGATGCGGGCTTTACCGATCTGGCGAGCCTTTCTGGCGCCAGCAAGATCATCATGGGCAAGGACAGCTTCTTTGCCGGCTACTGGCCCTGGATGAAATCGGCCTTCACCGGCTTTGCCGATGAAATGTACGAGCCCTATACCTTCAATCCGGCCCCCTTCATCGCCGATCCCAAATCGGTGCAGCAGGGTTATCTGACGTCCGAGCCCTATGAAATCGGCAAGCAGACCGGCTGGGATCCACAGGTCTTCCTGCTCGCCGATTTCGGCTACGACCCCTACTCGACCACCATCGAGACGCGGCAGGAAATCGTCGACGCCAATCCCGACATGGTGCAGCGCTTCGTCGATGCCACCGCCATCGGCTGGTACAATTACCTCTATGGCGACAACGCCGCCGCCAATGAATTGATCAAGGCCGACAATCCGGAAATGACCGACGGGCAGATCGCCTATTCCATCGAGAAACTCAAGGAATATGGCATCGTCGTCTCCGGTGATGCCGAAACCAGCGGCATTGGCTGCATGACCGATGCGCGCTGGAGCGAATTCTACGACAAGATGATCACGGCCGGCGTCTACGAGGCGGGCATCGACATCTCCAAGGCCTATACGACGCAGTTCACCTGCAAGAGCGTCGGCATGGACCTCGTCAAGTAG
- a CDS encoding energy transducer TonB, producing the protein MRYALSGSALVHAGIFGTALLGFVWPQPEDAPAPGAVTVDIVTMETVSTNLTATQESMSTHNQVSAGAQAVQSQTVDPVESETMTPVEPAQAALAAPSVKPLPPTLATTSPPETAQAILSTTVAALYAASIAPLEPSTPDQTRVEPVLPAPAEVIEPVSVSDAKTAPVPQTLSFTRPSKPTPRPVAPRKPPPLPAQAAGNGGANTADAAAGKAAAGQQAGTGGGGAAEIAPWERQVRRKLASAQRYPRAANGASGDVLVSFTVSASGALSGLRIQASSGNPLLDQAALDTVARAAPFPPIPAGAGLASKAVAIPLGFVR; encoded by the coding sequence ATGCGTTACGCCCTGTCAGGCTCGGCCCTGGTGCATGCCGGCATTTTTGGCACGGCCCTGCTGGGCTTTGTCTGGCCACAGCCCGAGGATGCCCCGGCGCCCGGCGCGGTGACGGTCGACATCGTCACCATGGAAACCGTCTCGACCAATCTGACCGCCACGCAGGAATCCATGTCGACGCACAACCAGGTCTCGGCCGGCGCCCAAGCGGTGCAGAGCCAGACGGTTGACCCGGTCGAATCCGAGACCATGACGCCAGTCGAGCCGGCCCAGGCCGCGTTGGCGGCCCCGAGCGTCAAGCCGCTGCCGCCGACGCTCGCCACGACCAGCCCGCCAGAAACCGCCCAAGCCATCCTGTCCACGACAGTCGCTGCCCTCTATGCTGCTTCTATCGCGCCGCTCGAACCCAGCACGCCAGACCAAACCAGGGTCGAGCCGGTCCTGCCGGCGCCCGCCGAAGTCATTGAACCGGTGTCCGTTTCCGATGCAAAGACGGCGCCGGTTCCGCAGACGCTCAGCTTCACCCGCCCAAGCAAGCCGACGCCACGGCCCGTCGCCCCGCGCAAGCCCCCGCCGCTGCCCGCCCAGGCCGCGGGCAATGGCGGCGCCAATACGGCCGATGCGGCGGCGGGCAAGGCGGCTGCGGGGCAGCAGGCTGGTACGGGCGGCGGCGGCGCGGCGGAAATCGCGCCCTGGGAGCGCCAGGTGCGCCGCAAGCTGGCCAGCGCCCAGCGCTATCCGCGCGCCGCCAATGGCGCCTCGGGCGATGTGCTGGTCAGTTTCACCGTCTCGGCCAGTGGCGCGCTGTCCGGGCTGCGCATTCAGGCCTCCTCGGGCAATCCACTGCTCGATCAGGCCGCGCTCGATACCGTTGCCCGCGCCGCGCCCTTTCCGCCCATCCCGGCCGGTGCCGGCCTGGCCAGCAAGGCGGTGGCGATTCCTTTAGGCTTCGTCCGCTAG
- a CDS encoding ExbD/TolR family protein: MGMALGGKARRGRGRAPISEINITPMVDVMLVLLIVFMVAAPLMTMGVPVDLPQTRAQSMPPKSRPITITVQPDGALTIDEAPQTLDTLVAAVAELAVDGTDERLYVRGDTTTSYGMVMAVMGELAAAGYARIGLVTTPAGTP, from the coding sequence ATGGGCATGGCATTGGGCGGCAAGGCGCGGCGTGGCCGGGGCAGGGCACCGATCAGCGAGATCAACATCACCCCCATGGTCGATGTCATGCTGGTGCTGCTCATCGTCTTCATGGTGGCCGCGCCGCTGATGACCATGGGCGTGCCCGTCGATCTGCCCCAGACCAGAGCACAATCCATGCCGCCCAAATCCAGGCCGATCACCATTACCGTGCAGCCCGACGGCGCCCTTACCATCGACGAGGCGCCGCAGACGCTCGATACGCTGGTCGCTGCGGTCGCCGAACTGGCCGTCGACGGCACTGACGAGCGTCTCTATGTGCGCGGCGATACCACCACCAGCTATGGCATGGTCATGGCGGTGATGGGCGAACTGGCTGCCGCCGGCTATGCCCGCATCGGCCTCGTCACGACCCCAGCCGGGACGCCCTGA
- a CDS encoding ABC transporter permease, whose product MSQIQVAASEAGTDSAAGVLLAGTPRREKILRVVIPLTTLLLTILGWQLLVSINNIPRYILPGPIDVVTALFTDSSTLWPAMLVTIRITLMALALALIGGVGLAILIVQSRLLELALFPYAVVLQVTPIIAIAPLLLIYAPDTQTALLICAFLVAFFPILSNMAQGLKSVDHNLLNLFELYGASGWQTLFYLKIPASMPYFMAGLRIGGGLALIAAVVAEFAAGSAGQGSGLAFRLIESQYRMNLPRMFVCLIMLSIIGIAIFALTSLISWLVLHRWHESAIRREN is encoded by the coding sequence ATGAGCCAGATCCAAGTCGCCGCCAGCGAAGCTGGCACCGATAGCGCCGCTGGCGTCCTGCTGGCCGGCACGCCGCGCCGCGAAAAGATTCTGCGCGTGGTGATCCCGCTCACCACGCTGCTGCTGACCATCCTCGGCTGGCAGTTGCTGGTGAGCATCAACAACATCCCGCGCTATATCCTGCCCGGCCCGATCGATGTGGTGACGGCACTGTTCACGGATTCGAGCACCTTGTGGCCGGCCATGCTGGTGACCATTCGGATCACTCTGATGGCCCTGGCTCTGGCGCTGATCGGCGGCGTGGGGCTGGCCATTCTCATCGTACAGTCACGCCTGCTCGAACTGGCACTGTTTCCCTATGCGGTCGTGCTGCAGGTGACCCCGATCATCGCCATCGCGCCGCTGCTGCTGATTTATGCGCCCGATACCCAGACGGCGCTGCTGATCTGCGCCTTTCTCGTCGCCTTTTTTCCGATCCTGTCCAACATGGCCCAGGGTCTAAAAAGCGTCGATCACAACCTGCTCAACCTGTTCGAGCTCTATGGCGCTTCGGGCTGGCAGACCCTGTTCTACCTCAAGATCCCGGCCTCCATGCCTTACTTCATGGCCGGCCTGCGGATCGGTGGCGGCCTGGCGCTGATCGCCGCCGTGGTGGCCGAATTCGCCGCCGGCTCGGCCGGGCAGGGCTCCGGTCTTGCCTTCCGGCTGATCGAAAGCCAGTACCGGATGAACCTGCCACGCATGTTCGTCTGCCTGATCATGCTCAGCATCATCGGCATCGCCATCTTCGCCCTCACCTCGCTGATCTCCTGGCTGGTGCTGCATCGCTGGCACGAAAGCGCCATCCGGCGGGAGAATTGA
- the tolQ gene encoding protein TolQ, whose product METLPAHDFSMFALFMQADWVVKSVMIGLVIASVYVWAIIANRLATYARARKAMATFDRAFASGRPLADLRADYAGQEHTGLSAVFVAAMEEWDKSHAAHASTAIGLQSRLEIALDLAVSEQSAELEKRLGFLATIGSAGPFVGLFGTVWGIMNAFTAIAAAENTSLAVVAPGIAEALLATALGLLAAIPAVIAYNKLSADAGKLIARLEGFADRLVALLSRQLDAGKSL is encoded by the coding sequence ATGGAAACGCTACCAGCCCATGACTTTTCCATGTTCGCCCTGTTCATGCAGGCCGACTGGGTCGTCAAATCGGTGATGATCGGCCTGGTAATCGCCTCCGTCTATGTCTGGGCCATCATCGCCAACCGGCTCGCCACCTATGCGCGAGCCCGCAAGGCTATGGCGACCTTCGATCGCGCCTTTGCCTCCGGCCGGCCGCTGGCCGATCTGCGCGCCGATTATGCCGGGCAGGAACACACGGGTCTGTCCGCCGTGTTCGTTGCCGCCATGGAGGAATGGGACAAGAGCCACGCCGCCCATGCCTCTACGGCGATCGGCCTGCAGAGCCGGCTCGAGATCGCGCTCGATCTGGCGGTCAGCGAACAGAGCGCCGAACTCGAAAAGCGCCTCGGCTTCCTGGCCACCATTGGCAGCGCCGGCCCCTTTGTTGGCCTGTTCGGCACCGTCTGGGGCATCATGAATGCTTTCACCGCCATTGCCGCGGCGGAAAACACCAGCCTGGCCGTCGTTGCGCCCGGCATTGCCGAGGCGCTGCTGGCCACCGCTTTGGGCCTGCTGGCCGCCATTCCGGCAGTCATTGCCTACAACAAGCTGAGCGCCGATGCCGGCAAACTCATCGCCCGGCTCGAGGGCTTTGCTGATCGCCTGGTGGCGCTGTTGTCGCGTCAGCTCGATGCGGGCAAGTCACTCTGA
- a CDS encoding heme ABC transporter ATP-binding protein: MISVDNIAVQIGQRRILDGVTLYARAGEVTVIIGPNGSGKSTLIKALCRDHAYNGSISINGRDVAQTDLATAATLRAVLPQASSLPFPFTVREVVALGLTAGRPGIPLNALHSLPDAALARVDLTGFAGRFYAELSGGEQQRVQLARVLCQVWEPVLDGVPRFLFLDEPVSSLDIRHQLMIMDVARQYAAAGGGVIAILHDLNLAAMYADHIVALREGRVAGAGKPQEVLTDALIARVFDCPLRVGALPGRAIPFVLPQSVQSSALSAHPSKVA, from the coding sequence ATGATCAGTGTCGACAATATCGCCGTGCAGATCGGGCAGCGCCGCATCCTTGACGGTGTAACTCTCTATGCCAGGGCAGGCGAAGTAACGGTGATCATCGGCCCCAACGGCTCCGGCAAGTCCACGCTGATCAAGGCCCTCTGTCGTGACCACGCCTACAACGGCAGCATCTCCATCAATGGCCGGGATGTCGCGCAGACCGATCTGGCCACGGCAGCCACCTTGCGCGCCGTACTCCCCCAGGCCAGCAGCTTGCCCTTTCCGTTCACCGTGCGCGAAGTGGTGGCCCTGGGCCTGACCGCCGGCCGGCCCGGCATACCCCTCAACGCCCTGCACAGCCTGCCTGACGCGGCTCTGGCGCGGGTGGACCTCACCGGCTTTGCCGGACGCTTCTATGCGGAACTGTCCGGCGGCGAGCAGCAGCGCGTACAGCTGGCGCGCGTTCTCTGCCAGGTATGGGAGCCGGTGCTCGACGGCGTGCCGCGCTTTCTCTTTCTCGATGAGCCGGTCTCCAGCCTGGATATACGCCACCAGCTGATGATCATGGATGTCGCCCGCCAATATGCTGCCGCCGGTGGCGGTGTGATCGCCATTCTGCACGATCTCAATCTGGCTGCCATGTATGCCGACCACATCGTGGCGCTGCGCGAGGGCAGGGTGGCTGGCGCCGGCAAGCCCCAGGAGGTCCTCACCGACGCGCTGATTGCCCGGGTCTTTGATTGTCCCTTGCGCGTGGGGGCTTTGCCCGGCCGCGCCATTCCCTTCGTCCTGCCGCAATCGGTGCAGTCCAGCGCACTGTCGGCCCATCCGAGCAAGGTTGCCTGA
- a CDS encoding RidA family protein encodes MLTPLDPPDIHPPFAPYSHGVVVPAGQRLVFCSGQLGIGADKQIPVDCAGQARICFASIAAILREAGLGMEHVVRINAYVTGREYLADYMAVRNGLFAAPFPASTLMIVAGFARPEFVVEIEAIAAGPA; translated from the coding sequence ATGCTCACCCCACTCGATCCCCCCGACATCCACCCGCCCTTCGCGCCCTATAGCCATGGCGTTGTCGTGCCGGCAGGACAACGCCTGGTGTTTTGCTCGGGACAGTTGGGCATCGGTGCCGACAAGCAAATTCCTGTCGATTGCGCCGGTCAAGCCCGCATCTGCTTCGCCAGTATCGCCGCCATCCTGCGCGAGGCCGGGCTGGGGATGGAACATGTGGTGCGCATCAATGCCTATGTGACGGGTCGGGAGTACCTGGCCGACTATATGGCGGTGCGCAATGGCCTGTTTGCAGCCCCCTTCCCGGCATCGACGCTGATGATCGTCGCCGGCTTTGCCCGCCCGGAATTCGTCGTTGAAATCGAGGCCATTGCGGCCGGACCTGCCTGA
- a CDS encoding FecCD family ABC transporter permease, whose amino-acid sequence MPSNPVAALSIDRLTTAAPSGDRSALGRVTVLALVGVLLGAMIISMTTGASGASSGSVMASWFGLAPADEMQALRDHAVIYNIRLPRMVLGMLIGAALAMSGLLMQGLFRNPLADPGLVGVSAGAGLGAVGIIVLGTTALAPLTAFLGIYTLQLASFAGGLITTFILYRVATRAGQTAIATMLLAGIALGALAGAITGVLVYIATDSQLRDLTFWGLGSLSGANWTKVMASGPIILAALVAAGFMSRGLNALTLGEATAGHLGIPVQRFKRVVVVAVAAATGASVAVSGGIGFVGIVVPHLLRLVIGPDHRYLLPASALLGASFLLLADAISRIVVAPAELPIGIVTAAVGGPFFLWILLRKRAAFAW is encoded by the coding sequence ATGCCGAGTAACCCGGTGGCCGCCCTGTCCATCGACCGTCTCACCACCGCCGCGCCCTCGGGTGACCGCAGCGCGCTGGGTCGGGTGACCGTACTGGCTTTGGTCGGTGTGCTGCTCGGCGCCATGATCATTTCCATGACCACCGGTGCCTCCGGGGCCTCGAGCGGCAGCGTCATGGCCAGCTGGTTCGGCCTGGCGCCGGCCGACGAAATGCAGGCTTTGCGCGACCACGCGGTAATCTACAATATCCGCCTGCCGCGCATGGTGCTGGGCATGCTGATCGGCGCCGCCCTTGCCATGTCGGGGCTCCTGATGCAGGGCCTGTTCCGCAATCCGCTGGCCGATCCGGGCCTCGTCGGCGTCTCGGCCGGTGCCGGCCTCGGCGCCGTCGGCATTATCGTTCTGGGCACCACGGCCCTGGCGCCGCTGACCGCCTTCCTGGGCATCTATACCCTGCAGCTGGCCTCCTTTGCCGGCGGCCTGATCACCACCTTCATTCTCTATCGCGTCGCCACGCGAGCCGGACAGACCGCCATTGCCACCATGCTGCTGGCCGGCATTGCCTTGGGCGCCCTGGCCGGCGCCATTACCGGCGTACTGGTCTATATCGCTACCGACAGCCAGCTGCGCGACCTGACCTTCTGGGGTCTCGGTTCCCTGTCGGGCGCCAACTGGACCAAGGTCATGGCCTCGGGCCCGATCATTCTGGCCGCCCTCGTGGCCGCGGGCTTCATGAGCCGGGGGCTCAATGCCCTGACCCTGGGCGAGGCGACGGCCGGCCATCTAGGCATTCCGGTGCAGCGCTTCAAGCGCGTGGTCGTCGTCGCCGTCGCGGCCGCCACCGGCGCCTCGGTCGCGGTGAGCGGGGGCATCGGCTTTGTCGGCATTGTCGTGCCGCATTTGCTGCGTCTGGTGATCGGCCCGGACCACCGCTACCTGCTGCCGGCCTCTGCCTTGCTGGGCGCGTCCTTCCTGCTGCTGGCCGATGCCATCAGCCGGATTGTCGTCGCGCCCGCCGAACTGCCCATCGGCATCGTGACGGCCGCGGTCGGCGGGCCCTTCTTCCTGTGGATCCTGCTGCGCAAGCGCGCCGCCTTTGCCTGGTGA
- a CDS encoding ABC transporter ATP-binding protein, with amino-acid sequence MRDVSKIFSNGTLALKNMSLEVKSGEFISLLGPSGCGKSTALRIIAGLGAPSSGSIDWPSSSINSKGLPEGDVGFVFQDPTLMPWATVFDNVHLPLKLRGVSRAAATETIMDNLASVGLADFAKSYPRELSGGMRMRVSIARAMVTRPKLLLMDEPFAALDEITRQKLNDDVLRLWQQHGVTVIFVTHSVYESAYLSSRIVVMRARPGQVFTDMAVNQPAERNQAYRVSEAYRQTCQDVSDALQRAIGAAEVH; translated from the coding sequence ATGCGGGACGTGTCCAAGATATTCTCCAACGGCACCCTGGCGCTCAAGAACATGTCCCTTGAGGTCAAGAGCGGCGAATTCATCTCGCTGCTGGGCCCCTCGGGCTGCGGCAAGTCCACCGCCCTGCGCATCATTGCCGGACTGGGTGCGCCATCATCGGGCAGCATCGACTGGCCATCCTCCAGCATCAATTCCAAGGGATTGCCGGAGGGCGATGTCGGTTTTGTCTTTCAGGATCCCACGCTGATGCCCTGGGCCACCGTCTTCGACAATGTCCATCTGCCGCTCAAGCTGCGCGGCGTTTCCAGGGCTGCGGCAACCGAGACCATCATGGACAATCTGGCTTCGGTCGGCCTGGCTGACTTTGCCAAATCCTATCCCCGCGAACTCTCGGGCGGCATGCGCATGCGCGTCTCCATTGCCCGCGCCATGGTCACCCGGCCCAAGCTGCTGCTGATGGACGAGCCCTTTGCAGCGCTCGACGAGATCACCCGGCAGAAGCTCAATGACGACGTCCTGCGCCTCTGGCAGCAGCACGGCGTCACGGTGATCTTCGTCACCCATTCAGTCTATGAATCCGCCTATCTGTCGAGCCGCATCGTGGTCATGCGCGCCCGTCCGGGCCAGGTCTTTACCGATATGGCGGTCAATCAGCCGGCCGAGCGCAATCAGGCCTATCGCGTGTCCGAGGCCTATCGGCAAACCTGTCAGGACGTCTCGGACGCCCTGCAACGCGCCATCGGCGCCGCAGAGGTGCATTGA
- a CDS encoding creatininase family protein → MVRKIWWTDFAAREFNNLDPEKTIAILPIAAVEQHGPHLPVGTDTIINTEMMKLLVAHAPADLDIRVLPVQAIGKSNEHIWAKGTITHTATNLIDAWTQIGLEVARAGVRKIVFVNSHGGNEEIMGIVARELRVRAGMLAVKSGWRFMPDGVLTDLERRHGIHGGDAETSLILHFQPHLVDMDRAEDFVSIAARDEQQFRYLRPTGAFGHVYAWSADDINPSGAVGNAAIATAEKGRLIAEANVAGMLDMLAEVVAMPLPGTR, encoded by the coding sequence ATAGTGCGCAAGATCTGGTGGACCGATTTCGCGGCCCGTGAGTTCAACAATCTCGACCCCGAAAAGACCATCGCCATCCTGCCCATCGCCGCCGTCGAGCAGCATGGTCCACACCTGCCGGTGGGCACGGACACGATCATCAATACCGAAATGATGAAACTGCTCGTCGCGCATGCGCCAGCAGATCTCGATATTCGCGTGCTGCCCGTGCAGGCGATCGGCAAATCCAACGAGCATATCTGGGCCAAGGGCACGATCACCCACACCGCGACCAACCTGATCGACGCCTGGACCCAGATCGGGCTCGAGGTGGCGCGAGCCGGGGTGCGCAAGATCGTCTTCGTCAACTCGCATGGCGGCAATGAAGAGATCATGGGTATCGTGGCCCGCGAGTTGCGCGTGCGTGCGGGCATGCTGGCGGTCAAGAGCGGCTGGCGTTTCATGCCCGACGGCGTACTGACCGATCTAGAGCGCCGGCACGGCATCCATGGCGGCGACGCCGAAACCTCGCTGATCCTGCATTTCCAGCCGCATCTGGTCGACATGGACCGGGCCGAGGATTTTGTCTCGATCGCCGCCCGCGACGAACAGCAGTTCCGCTATCTGCGGCCCACCGGCGCCTTCGGCCATGTCTATGCCTGGAGCGCCGACGACATCAATCCATCCGGCGCCGTCGGCAATGCTGCCATTGCAACGGCAGAAAAAGGCCGCCTCATTGCCGAAGCCAATGTGGCGGGCATGCTCGACATGCTGGCCGAGGTGGTGGCCATGCCGCTGCCTGGGACCCGCTAG
- a CDS encoding heme/hemin ABC transporter substrate-binding protein gives MTYSLHRLAIAAALAATLAAPTAAQDLHPFADSSRLVSIGGSLTEIIFALGEEGRLVARDQTAVYPPAAAALPDVGYMRRLAPEGVLSVSPSALLVLEGSGPPEALEVLASAGVEYQTIPESYDAEAILTKVRAVGQALDVTDKAEKLASELDAALKAVAARTANVAERKRVLFVLSTDGGKIKASGTDTAADGIIAMAGAVNVIADYAGYKALTEEAIIAAAPDVILMMDRGEDPAVIDAELFDHPAIALTPAGRDHALIRLEGSYLLGFGPRTADAVSELVDALYAE, from the coding sequence ATGACCTATTCGCTCCATCGCCTTGCCATCGCCGCTGCGCTCGCCGCCACCCTGGCCGCTCCGACCGCCGCCCAGGATCTGCATCCCTTCGCCGACAGCTCGCGCCTGGTCTCGATCGGTGGTTCACTCACCGAGATCATTTTTGCCCTGGGCGAGGAGGGGCGGCTGGTCGCGCGCGACCAGACCGCGGTCTATCCGCCAGCAGCGGCCGCGCTGCCCGATGTCGGTTACATGCGCCGTCTGGCGCCTGAAGGCGTGCTGTCGGTGTCGCCCAGCGCCTTGCTGGTGCTCGAAGGCAGCGGCCCGCCCGAGGCGCTGGAGGTGCTTGCATCCGCTGGCGTCGAGTATCAAACCATCCCGGAAAGCTATGATGCCGAGGCCATCCTGACCAAGGTGCGTGCCGTGGGGCAGGCCCTCGATGTCACCGATAAGGCCGAAAAGCTGGCGAGTGAACTCGATGCGGCACTTAAGGCTGTCGCCGCCCGCACGGCCAATGTCGCCGAACGCAAGCGCGTCCTCTTCGTGCTCTCCACCGATGGCGGCAAGATCAAGGCCTCGGGTACCGACACGGCAGCCGACGGCATCATCGCCATGGCCGGTGCGGTGAACGTCATTGCCGACTATGCCGGCTACAAGGCGCTCACCGAAGAGGCCATCATCGCCGCTGCACCCGACGTCATCCTGATGATGGACCGCGGGGAAGACCCGGCGGTCATCGATGCCGAACTCTTCGACCATCCCGCCATCGCGCTCACGCCAGCCGGCCGCGACCACGCGCTCATCCGGCTCGAGGGCTCCTATTTGCTTGGTTTCGGCCCCCGCACGGCAGATGCCGTGTCGGAACTGGTCGACGCCCTCTATGCCGAGTAA